One stretch of Amycolatopsis tolypomycina DNA includes these proteins:
- the rpmG gene encoding 50S ribosomal protein L33, translating into MAKSTDVRPIIKLRSTAGTGYTYVTKKNRRNDPDRMVLRKYDPVARKHVEFKEER; encoded by the coding sequence ATGGCGAAGAGCACCGACGTCCGGCCGATCATCAAGCTGCGGTCCACCGCGGGCACCGGCTACACGTACGTGACCAAGAAGAACCGCCGCAACGACCCGGACCGGATGGTCCTGCGCAAGTACGACCCCGTGGCGCGCAAGCACGTCGAGTTCAAGGAAGAGCGCTGA
- the rpmB gene encoding 50S ribosomal protein L28, with amino-acid sequence MSAVCQVTGRKPGYGKQVSHSHRRTSRRWEPNLQNRRYFVPSEGRWVRLRVSAKGMKTIDKRGIEAVVAELKAKGVKL; translated from the coding sequence GTGTCCGCCGTGTGCCAGGTCACCGGCCGCAAGCCGGGCTACGGCAAGCAGGTCTCGCACTCCCACCGCCGCACGTCCCGGCGGTGGGAGCCGAACCTGCAGAACCGTCGCTACTTCGTGCCCAGTGAGGGCCGCTGGGTGCGGCTGCGCGTCTCCGCCAAGGGCATGAAGACGATCGACAAGCGCGGCATCGAGGCCGTCGTCGCCGAGCTGAAGGCGAAGGGGGTGAAGCTGTAA
- a CDS encoding LLM class F420-dependent oxidoreductase, producing MKLGFHVGYWQSGPTPGALEAVLKAEELGFDSVWTAEAYGSDAFTPLAWYGASTSRIRLGTNIVQMAARTPTATAMSALTLDHLSGGRMVLGLGASGPQVVEGWYGQPYPKPLARTREYIDIVRQVIAREAPVTLDGDHFQLPYRGGAGLGKPLKSTVHPLRKDIPIHLAAEGPKNVALAAEIADGWLPLFFSPKSNDFYKAALEEGFSRPGARHTFDTFEVPCSLPVIVHDDVEEAASWIKPSLALYIGGMGAKSVNFHHDVYARLGYGDVADEVQELFLAGRKAEAAAAIPTSLVEDTSLIGPAEKIREELKAWEDTVVTQLLLRGDAATLEKIARALG from the coding sequence GTGAAGCTGGGATTCCACGTCGGGTACTGGCAGAGCGGCCCGACCCCGGGTGCGCTGGAAGCCGTCCTCAAGGCCGAGGAGCTCGGCTTCGACTCGGTGTGGACGGCGGAGGCGTACGGCTCGGACGCCTTCACGCCGCTGGCCTGGTACGGCGCTTCCACCAGCCGCATCCGGCTCGGCACGAACATCGTCCAGATGGCCGCCCGGACGCCGACGGCGACGGCGATGAGCGCGCTGACCCTCGACCACCTCTCCGGCGGCCGGATGGTGCTCGGGCTCGGCGCGTCCGGTCCGCAGGTCGTCGAGGGCTGGTACGGGCAGCCGTACCCGAAGCCCCTCGCCCGGACCCGCGAGTACATCGACATCGTCCGGCAGGTGATCGCCCGCGAGGCGCCGGTGACCCTCGACGGCGACCACTTCCAGCTGCCGTACCGGGGCGGCGCCGGGCTCGGCAAGCCGCTCAAGTCCACGGTGCACCCGCTGCGCAAGGACATCCCGATCCACCTGGCGGCCGAGGGCCCCAAGAACGTGGCCCTCGCGGCGGAGATCGCCGACGGCTGGCTGCCGCTGTTCTTCTCGCCCAAGAGCAACGACTTCTACAAGGCCGCGCTCGAAGAAGGCTTCTCGCGGCCGGGCGCGCGGCACACCTTCGACACCTTCGAGGTGCCGTGCTCGCTGCCGGTGATCGTGCACGACGACGTCGAGGAGGCGGCGAGCTGGATCAAGCCGTCGCTGGCGTTGTACATCGGCGGGATGGGCGCCAAGAGCGTCAATTTCCACCACGACGTCTACGCGCGGCTCGGCTACGGCGACGTCGCCGACGAAGTCCAGGAGCTCTTCCTCGCCGGCCGCAAGGCGGAGGCGGCCGCGGCGATCCCGACGTCGCTGGTGGAGGACACCTCGCTGATCGGGCCGGCGGAGAAGATCCGCGAGGAGCTGAAGGCCTGGGAGGACACCGTGGTCACGCAGCTGCTCCTGCGCGGTGACGCCGCGACGCTGGAGAAGATCGCCCGCGCTCTCGGCTGA
- the rpmF gene encoding 50S ribosomal protein L32 produces the protein MAVPKRKMSRSNTRSRRSQWKAAVPDLVPIKVDGKVQLVPRRLMKHFHQQ, from the coding sequence ATGGCCGTCCCCAAGCGCAAGATGTCGCGCAGCAACACCCGCTCCCGGCGATCGCAGTGGAAGGCCGCCGTGCCCGACCTGGTGCCGATCAAGGTGGACGGCAAGGTGCAGCTGGTCCCGCGCCGGCTGATGAAACACTTCCACCAGCAGTGA
- the mrf gene encoding ribosome hibernation factor-recruiting GTPase MRF, with amino-acid sequence MTHHPRVPLVLVSGLAAGPNAALAELLRVAEPGTAVVHHDLREIHSGVVRRRLKLGERDELTVLELAHGCVSCTLREDLLPLLRRLARRPEVTRIVVRLDEAMEPEPVSWAVRNVLVGEHPVSDDVDLRAVLTVVDCATWLTDATGDDELADRGLQGSPEDERTVAQVALSQVEFADVLVLAGAATDAWSAAKASAVLDRVAPSIPRVELGRIDGFGVLDAVPANARRGEVTDMHGALLRGEPPLHDDCGIALLTFTARRPFHPSRLHDALDVLLDGVVRTRGRAWVASQPDVAFWIESAGGGLGLGHAGPWLASPDGPEWTDVSPERRTLASLRWDPVHGDRAQELVVVTDQATPDEVEAALRGALLTDAELAEGPEAWARYPDPFGDWHEEPCEDTETDPARHDATAANRKEDQ; translated from the coding sequence GTGACCCACCACCCCCGCGTCCCGCTCGTCCTCGTGAGCGGCCTCGCCGCGGGCCCGAACGCCGCGCTCGCGGAGCTGCTGCGCGTGGCCGAGCCCGGCACCGCCGTCGTCCACCACGACCTGCGCGAGATCCACTCCGGCGTCGTCCGCCGCCGGCTGAAGCTCGGCGAACGCGACGAGCTGACCGTGCTCGAGCTGGCCCACGGCTGCGTGTCCTGCACGCTGCGGGAGGACCTCCTGCCGCTGCTGCGGCGGCTGGCCCGGCGCCCGGAGGTGACCCGGATCGTCGTGCGGCTCGACGAGGCCATGGAGCCGGAGCCGGTGAGCTGGGCGGTCCGGAACGTCCTGGTCGGCGAGCACCCGGTCAGCGACGACGTCGACCTGCGGGCCGTCCTCACCGTCGTGGACTGCGCGACCTGGCTCACCGACGCGACCGGCGACGACGAGCTGGCCGACCGCGGCCTGCAGGGCAGCCCCGAGGACGAGCGGACCGTCGCCCAGGTCGCGCTGTCCCAGGTGGAGTTCGCCGACGTCCTGGTGCTGGCCGGCGCGGCCACCGACGCGTGGAGCGCCGCGAAGGCGTCCGCGGTGCTCGACCGGGTGGCGCCGTCGATCCCGCGGGTCGAGCTCGGCCGGATCGACGGCTTCGGCGTGCTCGACGCGGTCCCGGCGAACGCGCGCCGCGGCGAGGTCACCGACATGCACGGCGCCCTGCTGCGCGGCGAACCGCCGTTGCACGACGACTGCGGCATCGCCCTGCTCACCTTCACCGCGCGCCGTCCGTTCCACCCCTCGCGGCTGCACGACGCGCTCGACGTCCTCCTCGACGGTGTCGTCCGCACCCGCGGGCGCGCATGGGTGGCCAGCCAGCCCGACGTCGCGTTCTGGATCGAGTCGGCGGGCGGCGGGCTGGGCCTGGGCCACGCCGGGCCGTGGCTCGCGTCGCCGGACGGTCCGGAGTGGACGGACGTCTCCCCCGAGCGCCGCACGCTGGCGTCCCTGCGCTGGGACCCGGTGCACGGCGACCGCGCACAGGAACTGGTGGTCGTCACCGACCAGGCCACGCCCGACGAGGTCGAGGCCGCCCTGCGCGGCGCGCTGCTCACCGACGCCGAGCTCGCCGAGGGCCCCGAGGCGTGGGCGCGCTACCCCGACCCGTTCGGGGACTGGCACGAGGAACCGTGCGAGGACACCGAAACCGACCCGGCGCGGCACGACGCGACCGCGGCGAACCGAAAGGAAGACCAGTGA
- a CDS encoding pyridoxal phosphate-dependent decarboxylase family protein, protein MNPPEDVLTALRELRAGDLPTHGGRTLAYVYDSGLSEVDSLGAAAHALASSANGLDPTAFPSLLRMENDLVAAASALLGDVPGVVGSVTSGGTESCLLAVLAARDARPDVASPSLVLPTTAHAAFHKAAHLFGLRRIDVPVDPVTFRADPAAMAAAIDDSTVLVVASAPSYAHGVLDPIAPIAAAAHERGVRMHVDACIGGWVLPYFAKLGADVPPFDFRVPGVTSVSVDLHKYAYCPKGTSVLLHASAELRRTHYFASAAWPGYTMLNTTIQSTRSGGPPAAAWAVTRHLGEDGYLSLAASTREAVSRIRSGIADLPGLRILGEPISTLIAFTASDDGFDLFTVADEMKARGWYVQPQFAHLASPVNLHLTVTAANHGSEKEFLTDLAASVDAARTAGPVVIDPAVAEFVAALDPETLTSEQFAGLLAAAGLGGASGLPERMAPINALLATAPAPLRERLLLEFLGALYTP, encoded by the coding sequence GTGAACCCGCCCGAGGACGTCCTCACGGCGCTGCGGGAGCTGCGCGCGGGCGACCTGCCGACGCACGGCGGCCGGACCCTGGCCTACGTCTACGACAGCGGGCTGTCCGAAGTGGACTCCCTGGGCGCGGCGGCGCACGCGCTGGCGTCGTCGGCCAACGGCCTGGACCCGACGGCGTTCCCGAGCCTGCTGCGGATGGAGAACGACCTCGTCGCGGCGGCTTCCGCGCTGCTCGGCGACGTGCCGGGCGTGGTCGGCTCGGTGACGTCGGGTGGCACGGAGTCGTGCCTGCTGGCGGTGCTCGCGGCCCGGGACGCGCGGCCGGACGTGGCGTCGCCGTCGCTGGTCCTGCCGACGACCGCGCACGCGGCGTTCCACAAGGCCGCGCACCTGTTCGGCCTGCGGCGGATCGACGTCCCGGTCGACCCGGTGACGTTCCGCGCCGACCCGGCGGCGATGGCCGCGGCGATCGACGACTCGACGGTGCTGGTCGTGGCGAGCGCGCCGTCCTACGCCCACGGCGTCCTCGACCCGATCGCTCCGATCGCGGCGGCCGCGCACGAGCGCGGGGTCCGGATGCACGTCGACGCCTGCATCGGCGGCTGGGTGCTGCCGTACTTCGCGAAGCTCGGCGCGGACGTCCCGCCGTTCGACTTCCGGGTTCCCGGCGTCACGAGCGTTTCGGTGGACCTGCACAAGTACGCGTACTGCCCGAAGGGGACGTCGGTGCTGCTGCACGCTTCGGCGGAGCTGCGGCGCACGCACTACTTCGCGAGCGCGGCCTGGCCGGGCTACACGATGCTGAACACGACCATCCAGAGCACGCGGTCGGGCGGTCCGCCGGCGGCGGCGTGGGCGGTGACTCGCCACCTCGGCGAGGACGGTTACCTTTCGCTGGCCGCTTCCACCCGCGAAGCGGTGTCGCGCATCCGTTCGGGCATCGCCGATCTGCCCGGCCTCCGGATTCTCGGGGAGCCGATCTCGACGTTGATCGCGTTCACCGCTTCCGACGACGGCTTCGACCTGTTCACGGTGGCCGACGAGATGAAGGCGCGCGGCTGGTACGTCCAGCCGCAGTTCGCGCATCTGGCGTCCCCGGTGAACCTGCACCTGACGGTGACGGCCGCCAACCACGGCAGCGAGAAGGAGTTCCTGACCGACCTCGCGGCTTCGGTGGACGCGGCCCGGACGGCGGGCCCGGTCGTGATCGACCCGGCCGTCGCCGAATTCGTGGCCGCGCTCGACCCGGAGACGTTGACGTCGGAGCAGTTCGCGGGGCTCCTCGCCGCCGCGGGACTCGGCGGCGCGTCGGGACTGCCGGAGCGGATGGCGCCGATCAACGCGCTCCTCGCAACGGCACCGGCGCCGTTGCGGGAGCGGCTGTTGCTCGAGTTCCTGGGCGCGCTGTACACGCCCTAG
- a CDS encoding GTP-binding protein has product MTVPVTVLSGFLGAGKTTLLNHILANRDGLRVAVIVNDMSEVNIDAALVRSQERLVELTNGCICCTLREDLLQEVAALCADDRFDHVLIESSGISEPMPVAATFTFLEEVAHLDTMVTVVDAANFSRELAAGDSLVERRLDQYEDDERTVSDLLMDQVEFADVLLLNKTDLATDVDRLVATLRRLNPAADVVTGSFGKVPLDRVFGTGRYDAVRAQEAPGWVAELNGDHVPETEEYGISSVVFRASRAFDPAALWDFVARRLDSGEFGTVLRSKGFFALASRPGVTGLWSQAGTVARFEPQGVAAEPRQELVFIGVDLAGDALLAALHDCLGEASGPDPFPEWEPVHVH; this is encoded by the coding sequence GTGACCGTTCCCGTCACGGTGTTGTCCGGCTTCCTCGGCGCGGGCAAGACGACACTGCTCAACCACATCCTCGCCAACCGCGACGGCCTGCGGGTCGCGGTGATCGTCAACGACATGAGCGAGGTCAACATCGACGCGGCGCTGGTGCGCTCGCAGGAGCGCCTCGTCGAGCTGACCAACGGGTGCATCTGCTGCACCCTGCGGGAGGACCTCCTCCAAGAGGTCGCGGCGCTGTGCGCGGACGACCGCTTCGACCACGTCCTCATCGAGTCGAGCGGGATCTCCGAGCCGATGCCGGTGGCGGCGACGTTCACCTTCCTCGAGGAGGTCGCCCACCTCGACACGATGGTGACCGTGGTGGACGCGGCGAACTTCAGCCGGGAGCTGGCGGCCGGCGACTCCCTGGTGGAGCGCCGGCTCGACCAGTACGAAGACGACGAGCGGACGGTCAGCGACCTGCTGATGGACCAGGTCGAGTTCGCCGACGTCCTGCTGCTCAACAAGACGGACCTGGCGACCGACGTCGACCGGCTCGTGGCGACGCTGCGGCGGCTCAACCCGGCCGCCGACGTCGTCACCGGCAGCTTCGGCAAGGTGCCCCTCGACCGGGTCTTCGGGACCGGCCGGTACGACGCCGTCCGGGCGCAGGAGGCGCCGGGCTGGGTGGCCGAGCTGAACGGCGACCACGTCCCGGAGACCGAGGAGTACGGCATCTCCAGCGTGGTGTTCCGGGCGTCGCGGGCGTTCGACCCGGCAGCCCTGTGGGACTTCGTCGCGCGGCGGCTGGACTCGGGCGAGTTCGGGACGGTGCTGCGGTCGAAGGGGTTCTTCGCGCTGGCGTCCCGGCCCGGGGTCACGGGGCTGTGGTCCCAGGCGGGCACGGTGGCCCGGTTCGAGCCCCAGGGCGTGGCGGCCGAGCCGCGGCAGGAGCTGGTGTTCATCGGCGTCGACCTGGCCGGGGACGCGCTGCTGGCGGCCCTGCACGACTGCCTCGGGGAGGCGAGCGGGCCGGACCCGTTCCCCGAGTGGGAGCCGGTCCACGTGCACTGA
- the rpsN gene encoding 30S ribosomal protein S14, translating into MAKKSKIAKNEQRKVIAARFVERRRALKAVIASPGSSPEEKANAVVALQKLPRDASPTRIRNRDVSDGRPRGYLRKFGLSRVKMRQAAHNGELPGVSKSSW; encoded by the coding sequence ATGGCGAAGAAGTCGAAGATCGCGAAGAACGAGCAGCGGAAGGTGATCGCCGCCCGCTTCGTCGAACGCCGTCGTGCGCTCAAGGCCGTCATCGCCTCGCCCGGCTCGTCACCGGAGGAGAAGGCGAACGCCGTTGTCGCGCTGCAGAAGCTGCCGCGTGACGCGAGCCCGACGCGGATCCGCAACCGGGACGTCTCCGACGGCCGTCCGCGCGGCTACCTCCGCAAGTTCGGGTTGTCGCGGGTGAAGATGCGCCAAGCCGCGCACAACGGCGAGCTGCCCGGCGTCTCGAAGTCGAGCTGGTGA
- a CDS encoding DUF6295 family protein, whose translation MCTYLTEKFALEGSGKGARGWFRLTEGTVYVDHPVHAPYAHTVNIDFRNPALGASARVALELTEEDALALADAIHAAVKSAPAGLASRNQ comes from the coding sequence ATGTGCACCTACCTGACGGAGAAGTTCGCGCTCGAGGGCAGCGGCAAGGGCGCCCGCGGCTGGTTCCGGCTGACCGAAGGCACCGTGTACGTCGACCACCCGGTCCACGCGCCGTACGCGCACACGGTGAACATCGACTTCCGCAACCCGGCCCTGGGCGCTTCGGCGCGCGTCGCCCTCGAACTGACCGAAGAGGACGCCCTGGCCCTGGCGGACGCCATCCACGCGGCCGTCAAGTCCGCTCCCGCCGGGCTGGCTTCGCGGAACCAGTGA
- a CDS encoding dienelactone hydrolase family protein, which produces MKDEIVAGTVTISGHGGDELEAYLAKPTDATPRGGVVVIHHLPGYDAATKEMVRRFAVEGYNALCPNLYTREAPGADPDDAAATVRAAGGVPDDRLVGDVSGAADYLRALENANGRVGVIGHCSGGRHAFLSACSLDLDAAVDCYGAFVVNDPPETMKQMKPLLGLAPQLSCPLLGIFGADDQFPSPDEVAVLAAELEKHGKEHEFHTYADAGHAFFAVDRPSYRPEAAKDGWERILDFYARTLTA; this is translated from the coding sequence ATGAAGGACGAGATCGTCGCCGGGACGGTCACCATCTCCGGCCACGGCGGGGACGAGCTCGAGGCCTACCTGGCCAAGCCGACCGACGCGACGCCACGCGGCGGCGTCGTGGTGATCCACCACCTGCCCGGCTACGACGCCGCGACGAAGGAGATGGTGCGCCGCTTCGCCGTCGAGGGCTACAACGCGCTCTGCCCGAACCTGTACACGCGCGAAGCGCCGGGCGCGGACCCGGACGACGCGGCCGCGACGGTCCGCGCGGCGGGCGGCGTCCCGGACGACCGCCTGGTCGGCGACGTCTCCGGCGCGGCCGACTACCTGCGCGCGCTGGAGAACGCGAACGGCCGCGTCGGGGTCATCGGGCACTGCTCCGGCGGCCGCCACGCGTTCCTGTCCGCGTGCTCCCTGGACCTCGACGCGGCGGTGGACTGCTACGGCGCCTTCGTCGTCAACGACCCGCCGGAGACGATGAAGCAGATGAAGCCGCTGCTCGGCCTGGCACCGCAGTTGTCGTGCCCGCTGCTGGGCATCTTCGGCGCCGACGACCAGTTCCCCAGCCCGGACGAGGTCGCGGTCCTGGCGGCGGAGCTGGAGAAGCACGGCAAGGAACACGAGTTCCACACCTACGCCGACGCCGGCCACGCGTTCTTCGCCGTCGACCGCCCGAGCTACCGCCCCGAAGCCGCCAAGGACGGCTGGGAACGCATCCTCGACTTCTACGCCCGCACGCTCACCGCCTGA
- a CDS encoding MFS transporter, whose protein sequence is MSYKWVALSNTTLGVLMSALDGSIVIISLPAIFRGIGLDPLAPGNIGYLLWMILGYLLVQAVLVVTLGRLGDMFGRVKMYNLGFVVFSAASVALSFDPFHAAGGALWLIGWRVVQAVGGSMLTANSAAILTDAFPAEQRGMALGVNQITALAGQFLGLVVGGLLAELDWRAVFWVSVPFGLLGTIWSIRSLREVGTPQRAKVDWGGNVTFAAGTASLLAAITYGIQPHGGAATGWGNPWVLGGIGAGVLLLLLFGVIESRVAAPMFQLSLFKIRAFAAGNVAALLTSVARGGMQFMLIIWLQGIWLPLHGYDFEQTPLWAGIHLLPLTVGFLVAGPVSGYLSDRFGARPLATGGLLLVAAAFLGLLALPVDFPYPAFAALLVLSGIGQGMFAAPNTSAIMSSVPTEQRGVASGMRATFQNSGTSLSIGVFFSLMVAGLATSLPQTLTSGLQAHGVPATVADGVAQLPPVSTLFAAFLGSNPVGHLLGPDVLAGLAPADRAALTGGGFFPRLVSGPFHHGLVVVFTAAAAMAVVAAIASTSRGAKYVHSPEEAKENR, encoded by the coding sequence GTGAGCTACAAGTGGGTCGCGCTGTCGAACACCACCCTCGGCGTGCTGATGTCCGCCCTCGACGGCTCGATCGTCATCATCTCGCTGCCGGCGATCTTCCGCGGCATCGGCCTCGACCCGCTCGCCCCGGGCAACATCGGCTACCTGCTCTGGATGATCCTCGGCTACCTGCTGGTGCAGGCCGTGCTGGTGGTGACGCTGGGGCGGCTCGGCGACATGTTCGGCCGCGTCAAGATGTACAACCTCGGCTTCGTCGTGTTCAGTGCCGCGTCGGTGGCGCTGTCGTTCGACCCGTTCCACGCCGCCGGCGGCGCGCTGTGGCTGATCGGCTGGCGGGTCGTGCAGGCCGTCGGCGGGTCGATGCTGACGGCGAACTCCGCGGCCATCCTCACCGACGCCTTCCCCGCCGAGCAGCGCGGGATGGCGCTGGGCGTCAACCAGATCACCGCGCTGGCCGGGCAGTTCCTCGGCCTGGTCGTCGGCGGGCTGCTCGCCGAGCTCGACTGGCGCGCGGTGTTCTGGGTGAGCGTCCCGTTCGGCCTGCTCGGCACGATCTGGTCGATCCGCAGTCTCCGCGAGGTCGGGACGCCGCAGCGCGCGAAGGTCGACTGGGGCGGCAACGTCACCTTCGCGGCCGGGACCGCGTCGCTGCTGGCCGCGATCACCTACGGCATCCAGCCCCACGGCGGTGCCGCCACCGGGTGGGGCAACCCGTGGGTGCTCGGCGGGATCGGCGCCGGGGTGCTGTTGCTCCTGCTGTTCGGCGTCATCGAGAGCCGCGTCGCCGCGCCGATGTTCCAGCTTTCGCTGTTCAAGATCCGCGCGTTCGCCGCGGGGAACGTCGCCGCCTTGCTGACTTCGGTGGCGCGTGGTGGCATGCAGTTCATGCTCATCATCTGGCTGCAGGGCATCTGGCTGCCCCTGCACGGCTACGACTTCGAGCAGACACCGCTGTGGGCGGGCATCCACCTGCTGCCGCTGACCGTCGGGTTCCTCGTCGCCGGGCCGGTGTCCGGGTACCTGTCCGACCGCTTCGGCGCCCGTCCGCTGGCCACCGGCGGCCTGCTCCTGGTCGCCGCGGCGTTCCTCGGCCTGCTGGCGCTGCCGGTGGACTTCCCGTACCCGGCGTTCGCGGCCCTGCTCGTGCTCAGCGGCATCGGCCAGGGCATGTTCGCCGCGCCCAACACCTCGGCGATCATGAGCAGCGTCCCGACCGAGCAGCGCGGCGTCGCCTCCGGCATGCGCGCGACGTTCCAGAACTCCGGGACGTCGCTGTCGATCGGCGTGTTCTTCTCACTGATGGTCGCCGGGCTGGCCACGTCGCTGCCGCAGACGCTCACCAGCGGCCTGCAGGCCCACGGCGTCCCGGCGACCGTCGCCGACGGCGTCGCGCAGCTGCCGCCGGTCAGCACGCTGTTCGCGGCGTTCCTCGGCAGCAACCCGGTCGGCCACCTGCTCGGCCCGGACGTCCTGGCCGGGCTGGCCCCCGCCGACCGGGCGGCCCTCACCGGCGGCGGCTTCTTCCCGCGGCTGGTGTCCGGCCCGTTCCACCACGGCCTGGTGGTCGTGTTCACCGCGGCGGCCGCGATGGCCGTCGTCGCCGCGATCGCGTCCACTTCGCGCGGCGCGAAGTACGTCCACTCCCCCGAAGAAGCGAAGGAGAACCGATGA
- a CDS encoding MFS transporter: MTTLSGRTRFRYSLGSFVTGSFGTVPGLVLVKYLTDTMAVPAGWAAAIVFVPKAWDVLFNPVAGRLSDADLLKTGSRRRFLLIGGIGVAILFAAMFAHPGLGGPLPDALYVAITFALCATAYALFQVPFNALPAELTESATERTKLTSVRIGVLAVTILVCGGGAPAITSAIEGVAGYRIMAVVIGLIVLAATLLVYFGLKDAPVGSLRPNTVSLKELVGTLAGWRPFRWLLGTYFIQALGIGTVLAAIPFFAQRILGDDKYGTILFVIFVGPALVTMPLWPRLGDRVGKLNGFRLATAAFAVGLLGLVFAQSIPLVVSFVFVALCGVGYAGISVFPLAILPDLITAEEERTGETRAGIAAGVWTAGETLGLAFGGGLWALILAFGGYVSSTDATAFQPHSAIVAILIGSSIIPGVLIALALPLLRRKVLEPRP, from the coding sequence ATGACGACGCTGTCCGGCCGGACGAGGTTCCGCTATTCGCTCGGCTCGTTCGTCACCGGGTCCTTCGGCACGGTTCCCGGTCTGGTGCTGGTGAAGTACCTGACCGACACGATGGCCGTGCCCGCGGGCTGGGCCGCGGCGATCGTGTTCGTGCCCAAGGCCTGGGACGTGCTGTTCAACCCGGTCGCCGGCCGGCTGTCCGACGCCGACCTGCTCAAGACCGGCAGCCGGCGGCGGTTCCTGCTGATCGGCGGCATCGGCGTGGCGATCCTGTTCGCGGCGATGTTCGCCCACCCCGGGCTCGGCGGCCCGCTGCCGGACGCGCTGTACGTGGCGATCACGTTCGCCCTCTGCGCCACGGCGTACGCGCTGTTCCAGGTGCCGTTCAACGCGTTGCCCGCCGAGCTGACCGAGTCGGCCACCGAGCGCACGAAGCTCACCAGCGTCCGGATCGGCGTGCTCGCCGTGACGATCCTGGTCTGCGGGGGCGGCGCCCCGGCGATCACCTCCGCGATCGAGGGCGTGGCCGGCTACCGCATCATGGCCGTCGTGATCGGGCTGATCGTGCTGGCCGCGACGCTGCTGGTGTACTTCGGGCTGAAGGACGCGCCGGTCGGCTCGCTGCGGCCGAACACGGTGAGCCTGAAGGAGCTCGTCGGCACGCTCGCCGGCTGGCGGCCGTTCCGCTGGCTGCTCGGCACGTACTTCATCCAGGCGCTGGGCATCGGCACCGTGCTCGCCGCGATCCCGTTCTTCGCCCAGCGCATCCTCGGCGACGACAAGTACGGCACGATCCTGTTCGTCATCTTCGTCGGCCCGGCGCTGGTCACCATGCCGCTGTGGCCGCGGCTGGGCGACCGGGTCGGCAAGCTCAACGGCTTCCGCCTGGCCACCGCGGCGTTCGCGGTCGGCCTGCTGGGTCTCGTGTTCGCCCAGTCGATCCCGCTGGTCGTCTCGTTCGTCTTCGTGGCGCTCTGCGGCGTCGGGTACGCCGGGATCTCGGTGTTCCCGCTGGCCATCCTGCCGGACCTGATCACGGCCGAAGAGGAACGCACCGGCGAGACCCGCGCCGGGATCGCGGCGGGCGTGTGGACCGCGGGGGAGACCCTCGGGCTGGCGTTCGGCGGCGGGCTCTGGGCGCTGATCCTGGCGTTCGGCGGGTACGTGTCGAGCACCGACGCCACGGCGTTCCAGCCGCACAGCGCGATCGTGGCGATCCTGATCGGGTCGTCGATCATCCCCGGCGTGCTCATCGCGCTGGCCCTGCCGCTGCTGCGGCGCAAGGTGCTGGAGCCGCGCCCGTGA
- a CDS encoding MarR family winged helix-turn-helix transcriptional regulator, producing MRDDQLLQATTDLRVALGRLVRRLRQGYTDGEPTLPERSVLSRLDRDGPATPGCLADLERVKPQAMGVTLAGLVERGLVERRKDDSDGRKVLMSVTEAGVKLLTDRRSETGRQMAAVLADKFTEAERRDLIAAIPLIERLADEL from the coding sequence GTGCGGGACGATCAGCTGCTCCAGGCGACCACGGACCTGCGCGTCGCCCTCGGCAGGCTGGTCCGGCGGCTGCGCCAGGGCTACACCGACGGCGAACCGACCCTGCCCGAACGCTCGGTCCTGTCCCGGCTCGACCGCGACGGCCCGGCCACCCCGGGCTGCCTCGCCGACCTCGAACGCGTCAAGCCGCAGGCCATGGGCGTCACCCTGGCCGGGCTGGTCGAACGCGGGCTCGTCGAGCGCCGCAAGGACGACTCCGACGGCCGCAAGGTGCTGATGTCGGTCACCGAAGCCGGCGTCAAGCTGCTCACCGACCGGCGCTCGGAGACGGGCAGGCAGATGGCGGCCGTCCTCGCCGACAAGTTCACCGAGGCCGAGCGGCGCGACCTGATCGCGGCCATCCCGCTGATCGAGCGGCTGGCGGACGAGCTGTGA
- a CDS encoding type B 50S ribosomal protein L31, with translation MKPGIHPDYHPVVFKDSSTGDAFLTRSTITSDRTIEWSDGHTYPLVMVDISSWSHPFWTGTQRIMDSAGQVEKFHRRYGKRGTR, from the coding sequence GTGAAACCCGGGATCCACCCCGACTACCACCCGGTGGTGTTCAAGGACTCGTCGACCGGCGACGCGTTCCTCACCCGCTCCACCATCACCTCCGACCGGACGATCGAGTGGTCCGACGGCCACACCTACCCGCTGGTCATGGTCGACATCAGCTCGTGGTCGCACCCGTTCTGGACCGGCACCCAGCGGATCATGGACAGCGCCGGCCAGGTCGAGAAGTTCCACCGCCGCTACGGGAAGCGAGGCACCCGCTGA